ccccgctcccgccgagCGCAGGCGCCCTCCCAGCTCAGCCAGGCTGGCCGCGGCCAGTGGCGAGCACCCAGCACTCAGCGCCCTGCCTTGGGGCGGCGGGAGGGTGAGGGCCCATCTGACGCCTTGgcgcggggggccggggcaggcggcggggaGGCAATACCAATGGCGGGGAGGGGATGCCCGCGGCATGAGGCGCCTGTCCTGCTGGCGCTGGGAATTTCCTCCcatgggagggggctgggggatGCCCCCTGCCCGGTTCCGCGTTGGCACCCCGCGACACGGCACCAGTTGTGAAGGGTTAATGCCGTGTGTGTTCTGGGAAGTGGGGCTGGGAGGTGCGTGACCCGGGGTGTGGGCGTCGACTCCTTTTGAGGTGGGATCCTGCGCTCAAGTGCAGCGGGGAGCGGGGCCAAGTTCACACAgcaccctgccttcccctccctgacGCTCGCAGGCCGCCGACCCGGCCGCGGCACAGTGCCGAGCCACGCCGGGACACGCGTCAGGTGAGCCGCGCGCCCACCGAGCCACCACCAGCCGTCGTGGTGGAGAAGGTGCCGGAGCGGTGGGAACCTGGCGTGGTACCACTGGGCATGGGGAGGGCTGGGCACAGCTGCTCTGGCACCAGTCGGGAGGCTGCCGGGATGCTGGCGTTGCCCGAGCCCTGCACCGCCCTCACTGccggtgggatgggatgggacgggacaGGAAGGGACGGGAGGTCCCAGTCACCATGGCCTGGCAGAGCAGGGCCCGTACCCTGCGGCGGCAATGCCAGGCAGCCGGACGTACCTCTGCCTGGCCCGGGCTGCGGggaaggttttggcagcaggaggGGGCCATGGTGCCAGCACGATGCCGGCGGGCAGAGGGCCGGTGTGGGGGCTCGGCTGGGCCAACGGCTGCTTGTCCCTGCTGCAGGTGCCAGGGTTGGTGCCGGAGACGCTGCTggtcctgcagctgcctgctccaccaTGGCAGGGCTGCCCGTGCCCAGCCTCCAACCCGGCTGTTGTGCTGGGCTGGCACAGGGCCCTAGGAGCTGCGCCAGGCAGCGCTGGCTGGGTGCGGAGGCAGACCTAGGCCACAGTGCTTGGACCCCCTTCCTCAGTGCCGATGGCTTCTGTGCCTTGGCCATGGCACACGACCATGCCCGTGAGGCACTCGAGGTGCCTGGGGACCGGGAGCTCTCTGTGTGGCACTGCGGGCGCGAGGAGCCAGACGGCAGCAAGGGGCCAGGGTGGTGCCATGGGGCTCGCTCCCTGGTGCTGTGGGGCGGGGGGATCTGTTTATCCTCTTCTCTCTTCAAACCATTTCCTTTCGTCTCTGCtcgctgttttcttctttcaaagagCAAGACCGCTTCCCCCTGCCACCTCCCCTCCAGCACCAGGACCCCCAGCACACCTCTGGCACATGCCACTTCAGGGCCACCAGTCCAGCCAGACCCTGGCCCACCGCTTTCCCCGCCGGGCgggcagaggggctgcacagCCCCCCGTCCTGCAGCCATGCCAACCCCCGCACAGTGGCGGCCAGTGCCTGGGCCAGCATGGCTCCCCACCAGCTTCAGGCAGGGCAATGTGGTGGGTGGGGGGGATGCATggcccggacacctgggtccccttcCCGGCTCCCAAAGGGCGAGGGGCCCCTGCGGGGTGAGAGGCCGGGGGCTGAGTCGATGGCTGGCGCCGCACTCCCCTTCCTGGGTGACTCATTCTCCCCGGTGCGGCTGTGAAGTCCCTCGACAGCGTTTGTGACTCTTGTGACCGAAAGCAGCGGcactcagcagcagcctggggtgGGGGCCGTGCTCCCCAGGAACCCTGCCCACCTTCCCCATGGGGGAGCAggtggggggacccccccccaggcaccccctCCTACCCCACATCTCCCACCATCCCCAAGCCGGGGCTGGTGCCCGGCACAGGCTGGCATGGTGCCTGTGTGCAGGGTGCCATCCGGGCTTGGCGGCACAGGACGTAGCCAGTCCCCATGCAGGGTGAGCGCTGCAGGGCCGGACCCCCACCCTGCTGCgtgtggctgtgctggggcagccaaacccccagggcagggggtgggCTGGCAGGTGAATGGGGGCTGGCCACAGTTGTGCCAGGCGGCACAGGCCGGTGGCGGGATGTCAGGGTGACCCAGGCAGGCATTGTTCCTGCTGCTGCGCGCTCTGGCATGGGAGCTGGCTCAGCATGGGGAGCgacccccccctttccccagccccGTGTAGCTGCTGCAGCCGAAAACGGGCCCAGCCGCAGGCATTGACGTAACTGAGAAAGCTCTGGTGCGGTGGGGGCATGGGCATCGCTGCCAGCCTCCTCCCTGGTCCGTGCTCCCCCCGCCATCATCTCTGGCGCCGGCCAGCAATTgccagggggctgggggtggctctGGCACCCTCACACCTCGTTCCCCCCCGTTTCCTTATCGCCGCTGTGATCTCCTCAATGGCAGCACCCGCTCAGCATGTGACTTCGCTCCAGCGGGGAGGAtgcgcgggggggtgggggtgttggggAAGAAGCCATAACGGGCGGTTTGGTGCGATGGAAAATCCCCCTCCTGCCGCCGCCTCGCCCCCGCCCTACCCCAGTCCTGCGCCCTCGTCCGCAGGCATCCGGCCCCGTGGCCACTCATGGGGGTCCTGGCTCCCTcgctgggctgagctgggcctCCACCGGTGAGTTCTGAGGCACCAGCAGCGCCaaggctgctcctgcctgcactaCGACACAGTGAGACCGGCGGCTTTGCCCATTCCTCGGAGCGCACTGCCACCCGCCAGGGTACGGCTAGGGCCTTGGCTGCCGCACTGGGCCTGGGCACCCCCTGGTGCAGGAGCCCCCCACACAGGCACGAGCTGGCGGGTTCTGGCCGTGgccctgcaggcagggagagccctCTGAGCGCCCCATGCCTGCGTGTCTTGTGGAGCCGGGGGTGCTGTGGGGACCAGGGGACAGAGGGGTCCATCCTGCTGCCATTGGGGTTTAGCTGGGGGAGGCAGCAATGGAGGATACAGGTGCTGCCACCCCATCCCGGGACCACTACCTGTGACAGTCCTGGGCATCCGCAGGGCTCCAGGCCACCCTTGGCGGGCGCCACATCCCCATCatccccctccagccacccgAGCCGCGGCGTGGGGCGCTTGCCTCCCCTAATCCTGCCCCTGCTGCTAATCCTGCCTAATCCCACCGGGGGCTGTCGCTGCCTGTTGGCTCCCGGGGCTCTGATGGCTTAATCACCCCTAATCCGCTCGCCCCCgccctggccagcagcagggacCCCAGCCGGCGGCAGGATGGGCTCctggtgaggaaggagggggggcaGCCATGGGCGCTTGGCACTGGCGCCGTCATCCCGGGCGGTCGGCACTGCCCGGCTCCCAGTTTCAGGGgcggctgctgcctgccctgccggTCGGGCCTGCTCGGCAGCGGCTGGGGCGGCTCCACAGCCGGTTGCTCCGGGGCCGTTCCCAGCCGCCTGCCGAGGCAGCCCCAGCTGGCGGCCGCCCAAGCGCAGGGAGCGGCCGGCGCGGGGATGGGCCCCTGCGCCGGGGGCCGCTGGCCGCGCCGCCCCTCCACAGGCAAGAGGGGGCACGTCCCCCGCGCCCGCCGACGGCACAGCGTGGCTTGGCACGGGCCGGCACGGCGTGGCGGGGTTCAGTTTTGATGGGCCTGGCGCAGCTGAGCGTGGCCTGGTGCGGCTCGGCAATATCCAGTGCCACATGCCGCCATCTGCCGTGGCTTGGCTCGCTCAGCGTGGCGCGGCACGGTGCTGGCAGCACCGAGAACCTGGACATGGTGGTGCTGTgtgcctgcctctgccttccccagggtgcaggctgggctgcagccaccAGATGGACCTCCAACCCCAGTGTCACCCAGGAGCCCTGGTGTCACCCAGCAGCACCAGAGAGATGGGTGGGCATTACCCATGGCTGGGCATGGAGTTGCATGCCAGGTTGCAGCACCGGAGATGCCACTGCTGCCTGTACCCTGCCTGCGGGTCAGGAGGGCAGCAGGCTCCTTCTTCCCACAGGCTCCATCGCCCACCTGCGCCGGCTCCATGGGGATGTGTGGGTCCCCagtgcagcaccctggggaccctgGGTGCCACTGCCAGTAGTGCTGGGTTTACAGCTGAGGCCAAGCCCTGCCAGGCACAGCGTGGGAAAGGCCCGGCTCACGCAGGCAGGGCTTGACTGGGCAAGGAGTGGCCCCAGGCTGGGgcaaagggggagggagggggccagGCCCTCACCAGGAGCGGGGGCAGGAACCGGTGGCGCGGGTGCTGATCCTAATCTGTGGTGGCAGGAAGCGTGGCCCCTGTTCCCAGCCCGGCTGGGCTCCGCAGGGCGGCCCACGGCCCTCGGGGCCCTCTTCCCGGCACTCGCCCGCCCACCCACACCCGCCGCCGGCGAGGCCCGTGTTCCCAGGACGGGGCTGCCGGGAGCCGGCGGCTGCGCCTGGCCgtgccggggggccgggggggtgggtgggctggTGCAGGAAGCGCCGTGCCTCGGCACCGTTCAAAGGCACCACGCCGAGATTTCCCCCTTTGCTGTGGTGTCGTGGGGGGCGGCGCGGGTGGCCGGGTGCTGGCGGCGGAGGAAGCGCGGGGGGTTGCGGCGGGGGACCTGCCACCCGCCAACCTCGGCATGAGGTGTGGAGGGATTAGGGCAGCCCCCAGGCCCCCTGCCTACCCCAGTTCGGTGTCCCACCAAAACCCCAGTCCAAGGTGCCACCACCACCAAGCCCCGTGCGATGGTTTCCTCGCACCCCGGCTTTGTGGCAGAGCTGATGCTTCAGCCGCGACGATTCCTCTGAGTGCCGTCTTTTGGCTGGTTCCTGTGCCAGTCGGTGAGCATCCCGTCCTTCCCGCAGGTGAGGACGATGGCCAGCCCGGAGGACGACCTCATCGGCATCCCCTTCCCTGAGCACAGCAGcgagctgctgagctgcttgaATGAGCAGcggcagctggggctgctctgcGATGTCACCATCAAGACGCAGGGGCTGGAGTACCGCACGCACCGTGCCGTCCTGGCTGCCTCCAGCCGCTACTTCAAGAAGCTCTTCGCAGGGCCAGGGCCGGGGCAGGAGGTCTGCGAGCTGGACTTCGTGGGGCCGGAGGCGCTGGGCGCACTGCTGGAGTTCGCCTACACGGCCACACTCACCATCAGCAGCGCCAACATGGGCGAGGTGCTGCGTGCCGCCCAGCTGCTGGAGATCCCCTGCGTGATCGCCGCCTGCGTGGAGATCCTGCAGGGCAGCGGGATGGAGGTGCCTGGCCCTGATGATGGCGACTGCGAGCGTGCCCGCCGCTACCTGGAGGCTTTCGCCGCCCTCCCCGAGGGCGAGGCAcccgccccgctgccccccccgccccgccgcccgccgcagcAAGAAGACCCGCAAGTTCCTGCAAGCCCGCGGTGCCCGGCTCAACAACCACGCCGAGGAGCTGCCCACCGAGGCCGAGGGCTGCGgcagccccccaccacccccccagatGCCCTCGCCCCCCCTGCctgaggggctgcccctgccctaTGAGAGCTTCGAgctgccggaggaggaggagctgcccCCAcaccccttccccttcccctacCAGCCCCCCTTGTCCCCCGAGGAGGCCGCCTCCGACGAGGACACCATTGACCCTGACCTGATGGCGTACCTGAGCTCGCTGCACCACGAGTCGCTGGCACCTGGGCTGGATACGCCTGACAAGTTGGTGCGCAAGCGCCGCTCGCAGATGCCCCAGGAGTGCCCGGTCTGCCACAAGGTCATCCACGGTGCCGGCAAGCTGCCCCGCCACATGCGCACGCACACAGGCGAGAAGCCCTTCGCCTGCCAGGTCTGCGGGGTCCGCTTCACACGGTGAGTGCTGCCAGACGGACCCCTCCCTGCCTGACGGGTACCCGACACCATCCCCATGGCacctctcctgccagccctgccagtgCCTGGCCGCATCCCTGGCCCAGTGCGGTGCACGTTTGTGGGGTCGTCTGCACCCTGTAAGCGCTGCCGGATGGACCTGGTGTGGTGCAGCGCAGGGACCTGTTTCCCACCACCGCCAGTGCCGCAGTGGACCCCGCACgccccagccaggcagccaggaggtcccctgccctgccagaGCGCCCACACCCCCGTGCCCTGCAGAGCATCCCTGCCACACATCCCCACCGCGGGCCTGCCGGCACCATCCCCCTGCCTGCCGCGGCTGGGTGGCTCCTTCCCCGGGGATGCTGGCTGCCCTGTGCCGATGtcttgtctgtgtgtgtccccccccgcagGAACGACAAGCTGAAGATCCACATGCGCAAGCACACGGGCGAGCGGCCCTACTCCTGCCAGCGCTGCAGCGCCCGCTTCCTGCACAGCTACGACCTGAAGAACCACATGCACCTGCACACAGGCGCCCGGCCTTACGAGTGCTACCTCTGCCACAAGGCCTTCGCCAAGGATGACCACCTCCAGCGGCACCTCAAGGGCCAGAACTGCCTGGAGGTGCGGACCCGCCGCCGTCGCCGCGACGAGCCGCCCCCGCCACCCGCCGGTCCCCCCGGCCTCGACCTCTCCAACGGGCGGCTGGATGGGCTGCGCCTCTCCATCACCCGCTACTGGGGTCCAGGACggcccgaggaggaggaagaggagcaagagGGCGAGGAAGGGCCGCAGCCGGATGACGCCGTGCCGGTGGAGACGGCATAGGGCTGCTGCGATGGCGGGTGCTGCGCCAAGCCGTGCCGTGCCCGCCGGAGTTTCTGTTCCCGTTTTTCCCCGTCACGGTTCGTTCCCAGTTATGCAAAGGGGGAAACTCCCCCCTGGCCGATTTGCACAATGGGGTGgggggctccccgccgcccccccgccgtgcccgggtcccccccccaccgccgtgcccgggcggcggagccccggcgggggtggtggtggcgggGAAGAAGCGGGACCGGGGTGTGTCCCTCCCCAAACCCTCCCCGTGGATGCCCCCCCCCAGCGGGgtcgggaccgggaccgggcgGGGGCGCCCACGGACAATCCCGCCCCCGCCAACCGGGGagagcgcggggcggggccgccagggcgccccctgccggccccgccccgcgctctCCCCGGTTGGCGCGGAGAGGggggccgccgccccgcgctgTACATAGCTTGTGTCCCCcaccccccgtccccgtccccgtcccgagCAGCCCCTCCCCGGCGAGCCCCCCTCGCCCCTGCACTCCCGGCTGCTTTCTCTTGGTTGCACTATTCGGGTGAGCCCACCCGGGtgtggggcagccccggcccccacccggcccccccacccccgacccCCAAAGCACCCCGGCCCTGTGGGACCCCCCATCCCCGGGGTGGCCGGACCCCAGCGGTCACCCTTCTGCCCTTTgcacatgccccccccccccccagggcgcAGTcccgccgggggagcaggggaCCGGCACTATTTGCCTAAAATAAGAGTTTATCTATATTTAAAAAGATGATGTAATATattccccccccggcccctccgctGCTGCCCGCCAGTGCTGCCCGGCCCCCCACGCATCTGTCCCTTGCCATGGGGTGCCGGGAGGGGTGATGGGGACGAGGGGCTCGGCTCCTGTCATGGCTTTAAAGTGCCTTATGGTGAACTTGAAATTTTCGGCTACTTGAACCTCTCTGGTGTCAGGAACCAAACGAATAATTggcgggcggccgccccccgccctgccGGGTcgcctctgtctgtctgtctgtctgtctgtgtttgtttttttttaaacgaagGCTGCTTGGTAATAAACGGAgaagcagggacccccccagtgCCCGGCTGTCTGTCCGCCCTGCATCCCCTCCCCGGAGCAACTCTACTCAGGCCTGGGGGAGCGAGTGGGTCTGGGGGCACTGTGGGGATGCAGATGGGGACACTGTGGAGTTGGGGGCACcatagggatggggatggggatgggggcaccacagggctggggacggggacatCGAGGGCCTCTGGGcaccatggggatggggatggggatgggtggGGGCACTGAGGGCCTGGGGGCACAATGGAGCTGGGGGCACCATGGGGATGGAGCCAGAggcagcacggggctgggggcaccATGAGGTCGGGACCACCGTGGGGGGCTGGATGCCAGCTCCAAGCACCGGGATGCTGGTGCCTTGAAGACCGGGTACTTTATTCACCAGCCCCTCCCCACCAACCCCAGCAGCTCCCGGCTTCCACCACGCTGCTCAGGCTCCAGCCATGACCCCAGAGCCTGGCCCTGCATCCTCGCTGCCGCGTGGCACCGTCCTGCCGTCACCGGGCCCTGCCCTCGCTGCTGGGCGGCCGCAGggccatcacctcctccagctcaCTGCCACTGCTCTCAGGCTGCTCCTGGTAGCTGAAGTCCAGGCTGGGGGGTGGAGAGCAGTGTTGGTGACCAGCACCCCCAGTGCCGGGACATGTCAGGGACATCGCCACCCCCATCACCAGCCCTCACCTGGAAAGCGAGCTGTCCTCGCCAtccaccccactgctgctgccgtCGCTCTCCCCGCTCACCTCCTCCTTTAGCTGGGCTCGCAGCCGGGCTGCCAGTTCAGGGGGCAGCCGCcggctgcccccccagccccccaccacTTTGCGGatatgctgctgcagcagccgcCCTTGCTCCTGTCCCCGCAGCGCCCGCAcagctcccagccacagccccacCGTGTCCTCGTCGCTGGAGTCCCTGCAgagatggggcgggggggtgagCTGCAGACCCCCCCACCCACTGCAGCCCCACCAGACTCCAGTGGGCTCCCTGCACCCCCCTGCTCACATCTCCTCATCCCCAGTGTCCCGGTAGCTCAGGGGGCCCATGCAGACGGAACAGATGTTGGTCAGAGTTTGGTAGCACTCAGTGCAATACAACCCTAGGGAAAACGGGGCCGTGAGAGGGGCGGGAAATTCTGAGGGCAATGTCCCCCATCTGGGGGAGCTCCTACCTTTGCAGCTGGGTGTGATGCACGCGATGAAATCCGGCTGCTCCGCCATCCCACAGGCCAGGCAGCGTTTCTGCTGGATGCCCAAGAGCCGAACCAGGCGGGCAAAGGTAGGCAGCCTGCCGGCAGGGAGTTGATGCTCCATGGGGCAACACCATCCCCGGGGGTCTGCAGCAAGGGCTTTGCCCTTGCTGCAGACCCCCGGGGATGGCGTTGCCCTTTTGCAATGCCCAGCAAGGTGCTTATGGGGTTGGGATGGCTCCAACTCCATGCATGCATTCCCCAGGGGAGCTTACCTGGAGGTAAGGAAGAGGAGCAGGTTGCCTTGCCTGGCGTCGGCCGTACGCTGCATGACAGCTTGGCGCAGGGCACGTGCCAGCCCGGCCCGCCGTGCCAGGATGGTGCTGTGGAGGAAGGTTGTGCGCTCCTGGCATGGCAGGGGTGGGGTGAGGGCAGGTGGCTGCCGAGGGGGCATagggaggtgtgtgtggggggcttCTCACCTGCTCGCGGCACGGGTAGTAGGCGGCACACACTGCCCGGCGCAGGCGTGCCACATAGCTGCCGAAGACAGCGATGAAGAGGCAGATGCCATACAGGAGTCCTGGTGGGAAGAGGATGAGTCACGCAGGGGTGACCCCCCCTGCACCCTCCCCCCGCTACCTAGCACGCTGAGGGTGCAGCAGCCCCGGTCACCCATGCTGAGGTAGGTGCTGTAGTCGGGCTCCACGGGCTGGAGGAGGCAGTGCTGGGAGAGCACCGAGACGTTGCCCTGCTGCAGCACGCCAAATGCAGAGACCAAGTCCCGGAAGATCTCACTGGTGTAGCCCGTCCCGTTGACACTGACACCCAGCACCGCCGGCGCTGCGGGGTGCACAGCTCAGTCCCAGGGAACGGGGCACCTGCTGCCCCAAAGCCCCGGCCCCCAGCCAGCaaagcacccaagggtgctgctCCGGCATGGTGGGTGCTGCTCACCCCTGGCGACGATCTCCCCCCGCAGCTGGTGCTGGACCAGGTCAAGCAGCCAGAAGAGGCTGTAGTCGGCCAGGACGATGCTGAGCCCCAGCAGCACGTGGCGCAGGACCCCCACCAGCTGCAGCCCATATCGTCGCCGCTCCTGCCGTGACAGCCACAGCCCGGCTGGGCGGGCATGGAGCGCCGTGAGGCCATGCGGTGCCGGGACCCCCTGGCTCCTTGCTGCAGGGCTCACCTGGGGGATGGTCCCCCAGGCGTGGGGCTGACCTGGGGAGATGTAGCGGCCGCTCTCCCAGGCTGTCAGGGGCAGCACGGTGGGTTTGCCCTGCTCCGCCCGCCACAGATCTAGCTCCACGAAGCGCCGTGTGATGTAAACATTGTCAAAGGTGTCATCCCGCAGGTATCGGTGACAGTACCGCAGTGCCCTGGGGACACAAGGGGGATGCTAGGCACCGGCACGCTGGGTCGCCGTCCCCATGGGGAGCCGGACCGGGACCCCAGCCCACTCACTGGAGGTACATATAGAGAATGGCGCAGAAGGAGACGTGCATGAAGAGCCCCAGGACCTGGCGGATGGGCTCCAGGCGCAGGCGCACACCCTCCATGATGTCCAGGGCCACCTCCCCCAGGCTCTTGCTGGCGTTGAGGCTAATGTCGAAGCGGTGCACAGCCGAGATGTTGAACTCAAACTCCCGGTGGACGCGGTCCAGAGCGTCCCtgagggctgcaggggtgacAAGGGGCCACGCGGTGCTAGGGGTTGGGGCAAGAGCCAGGACAGGGCAGAGAGGGACCCCCAACCCCACCACGGCACTGGGATACTCACGGTCTCCGATTTTCCTCTTGAGGAAGGACTGGATGTACTGCGGGATGATGCAGAAGAGGAGGGCAACTGTGGAGAGGAGGGGTCTCTGCCAGGGTGGGGCTCCTGTGGTGGGTATGGGTCCACCCCGCCACCTCCCACCCctgctgcagagggacagggacccACTCACCATTGGCCAGACCACAGAGGGGcctgaagatgatgatgatgtagcagaggaagaagaggaaggggatGGCACGCTCGCAGTTGTCCTTGGCCTCGTCGAAGAGGTGCAGGCAGCGGCGGTATGGCGTGCCCAACTCATGGTTGCACACTCTGCCCATGTTCGCCAGCCACAGCCAGACATTACGCAGGGCTCGGGCTGTGGGCAGGGAGCAAGCGTtgagggacaggcagcaggcaaCGGGGACAGGGACAAACTGAAAGCAGGATGGGGGGGTGCTGGAGGTGGGGAGACCCTCAGGGACCCCCGCTCACCGACGTGGCTGACGGAGTCCATGATGGAGCGGAAGAACTTGCGGACGTGGTCGCCCACCACCTTGGCTTTCTGGGCGATGTCCTTGATTTTGGACAGCACGTCTGCAGAGAGGGGCGACCCCTGACCATACCCCGAAGGGCGAGGGCAGCCCAGGGCCAGCTAGCACTGCTGGGGCTCCCCCGGCAAGGGGCCCTCCCATCCCACCGCATCCCTCCGGCCCCTCCTCTCACTCAGCAGCGGCTCCTGGGCGTGTTGCAGCCGGTCGGCTGTCTGGTTGAGGGCGAGCTCGGCCCCACATGACAGCGACTCGGTGGCCCGGGAGAAGTTGTGCAGGATGTTGGTGCACGGGCCCTGCATGGCCATGcccagtgccagcagcagcagcagcatcttccccTCCCCTGCAAGGACAGGGGGGTCCTGGGGCTCAGCTGGGACCCGGCACCCCCATGGCACTCCCTTGGCTCCCAGCAGCAGTACCAACAGCTGCTTACTGGTGAAGATGTGGGGCAGCGATAGCAGCACAGTGACCCGCACCTTGACAGAGAAGGccatgcccagccccagccccgcgcccaGGCTGGTGGTGGTGACCAGGCAGTACCAAACGTTGTGGCCCTGCgccagcagcaccacagctccATACAGGCTGGCCAGGGCCATGCCCAGCACGAAGCCACTGGCGCTGCGGGCTAATTCCCGCGCCTTGCTGGCCTCCTCCGGCTGGCGCATCTGCCGGGGCCACCTGCCCCCAGACCGCTGTGTCGggctcttcccccagcccctcagcccctgcagggctctgcccagCCACAAGACCAGCCCCATGCTGGGCTGGGCTCTCCCAGGCTGCTGGTGCTCTCCCAGGCTCCGGGCACAGGGATACGGCAGGTGGAATGGGCAGCTCACAATGCACTGGTTCCAGGGGAGCACCCCACTGTCACCAGGACAAGGCACAGAGCCATGGAGCCAGTGGTGGCCCCTGGGCAAGAGCGCTCGGCTGGGACAGAGGCACGCAGGAGGCAGAAACCACCCAACACGAGTAAGatcccctcccgccccgctcctGGCCAGGCCTGCCCAcaggaggcaggagaaggcagggctGACGCCTCCTTCCACACCCAGCCCTGAAGCGAGTGGTGGTCGCGCTGCTGCCCGCCCCGTGCAGCCGGTTCCTCTGGAGTCAGCCAGACCAGTACCGCACCAACAAGTTTTTCCTGGGTGCCAGTGTCGGGACCCTCCTTGGCCTCGGTGAGTGTGCCCTGGTGTCGAGCACGGCAGGGGGCCGGTGGCACTGGGGGCTCAGGGCACATTTGTGGGTGTTTcagggctctgccagctcctCATCGTCCCCATGAACATCACAGAAATGCGCAAGGTGCAGCTTTCCTATGGGCTAGCGGGTGAGGATGGGGCCGGGAGGGGAGTGGGGTGACGGGGGCCATTGGGAGCCCCAGGGGGGTCTCTGCAGGACCGTGGGGACAGCTCTCTGCTCCCCACAGGGGTGACTGCCTTGGGCTGGGCCACATCCCCCCACTTTCGCTGTGCCAGCCTGCTCATGGCCCCCAAATTCCTGGGCAAGGAGGGTCGGGTCTACGTCCTCTCCTTTGTCCTCGCCGCCATCTACAACGGTAGGGTCCCCCCtgcatccctgtcccccccagcGGGGTCCTGAGGGCCGGCGGGGTCTGAGCCACCCCTGCTGGTGCCAGGGCCTGTGGCCAACATCTGGCACAACCTGGAGGAGGTGACGCGCTCGCTGGGCT
Above is a genomic segment from Harpia harpyja isolate bHarHar1 chromosome 9, bHarHar1 primary haplotype, whole genome shotgun sequence containing:
- the DCST2 gene encoding DC-STAMP domain-containing protein 2 isoform X4, producing the protein MGLVLWLGRALQGLRGWGKSPTQRSGGRWPRQMRQPEEASKARELARSASGFVLGMALASLYGAVVLLAQGHNVWYCLVTTTSLGAGLGLGMAFSVKVRVTVLLSLPHIFTSKQLLVLLLGAKGVPWGCRVPAEPQDPPVLAGEGKMLLLLLALGMAMQGPCTNILHNFSRATESLSCGAELALNQTADRLQHAQEPLLNVLSKIKDIAQKAKVVGDHVRKFFRSIMDSVSHVARALRNVWLWLANMGRVCNHELGTPYRRCLHLFDEAKDNCERAIPFLFFLCYIIIIFRPLCGLANVALLFCIIPQYIQSFLKRKIGDPLRDALDRVHREFEFNISAVHRFDISLNASKSLGEVALDIMEGVRLRLEPIRQVLGLFMHVSFCAILYMYLQALRYCHRYLRDDTFDNVYITRRFVELDLWRAEQGKPTVLPLTAWESGRYISPAGLWLSRQERRRYGLQLVGVLRHVLLGLSIVLADYSLFWLLDLVQHQLRGEIVARAPAVLGVSVNGTGYTSEIFRDLVSAFGVLQQGNVSVLSQHCLLQPVEPDYSTYLSMGLLYGICLFIAVFGSYVARLRRAVCAAYYPCREQERTTFLHSTILARRAGLARALRQAVMQRTADARQGNLLLFLTSRLPTFARLVRLLGIQQKRCLACGMAEQPDFIACITPSCKGLYCTECYQTLTNICSVCMGPLSYRDTGDEEMDSSDEDTVGLWLGAVRALRGQEQGRLLQQHIRKVVGGWGGSRRLPPELAARLRAQLKEEVSGESDGSSSGVDGEDSSLSSLDFSYQEQPESSGSELEEVMALRPPSSEGRAR
- the DCST2 gene encoding DC-STAMP domain-containing protein 2 isoform X3 is translated as MGLVLWLGRALQGLRGWGKSPTQRSGGRWPRQMRQPEEASKARELARSASGFVLGMALASLYGAVVLLAQGHNVWYCLVTTTSLGAGLGLGMAFSVKVRVTVLLSLPHIFTSKQLLVLLLGAKGVPWGCRVPAEPQDPPVLAGEGKMLLLLLALGMAMQGPCTNILHNFSRATESLSCGAELALNQTADRLQHAQEPLLNVLSKIKDIAQKAKVVGDHVRKFFRSIMDSVSHVARALRNVWLWLANMGRVCNHELGTPYRRCLHLFDEAKDNCERAIPFLFFLCYIIIIFRPLCGLANVALLFCIIPQYIQSFLKRKIGDPLRDALDRVHREFEFNISAVHRFDISLNASKSLGEVALDIMEGVRLRLEPIRQVLGLFMHVSFCAILYMYLQALRYCHRYLRDDTFDNVYITRRFVELDLWRAEQGKPTVLPLTAWESGRYISPGQPHAWGTIPQVSPAARSQGVPAPHGLTALHARPAGLWLSRQERRRYGLQLVGVLRHVLLGLSIVLADYSLFWLLDLVQHQLRGEIVARAPAVLGVSVNGTGYTSEIFRDLVSAFGVLQQGNVSVLSQHCLLQPVEPDYSTYLSMGLLYGICLFIAVFGSYVARLRRAVCAAYYPCREQERTTFLHSTILARRAGLARALRQAVMQRTADARQGNLLLFLTSRLPTFARLVRLLGIQQKRCLACGMAEQPDFIACITPSCKGLYCTECYQTLTNICSVCMGPLSYRDTGDEEMDSSDEDTVGLWLGAVRALRGQEQGRLLQQHIRKVVGGWGGSRRLPPELAARLRAQLKEEVSGESDGSSSGVDGEDSSLSSLDFSYQEQPESSGSELEEVMALRPPSSEGRAR
- the DCST2 gene encoding DC-STAMP domain-containing protein 2 isoform X1: MGLVLWLGRALQGLRGWGKSPTQRSGGRWPRQMRQPEEASKARELARSASGFVLGMALASLYGAVVLLAQGHNVWYCLVTTTSLGAGLGLGMAFSVKVRVTVLLSLPHIFTSKQLLVLLLGAKGVPWGCRVPAEPQDPPVLAGEGKMLLLLLALGMAMQGPCTNILHNFSRATESLSCGAELALNQTADRLQHAQEPLLNVLSKIKDIAQKAKVVGDHVRKFFRSIMDSVSHVGERGSLRVSPPPAPPHPAFSLSLSPLPAACPSTLAPCPQPEPCVMSGCGWRTWAECATMSWARHTAAACTSSTRPRTTASVPSPSSSSSATSSSSSGPSVVWPMVSGSLSLCSRGGRWRGGPIPTTGAPPWQRPLLSTVALLFCIIPQYIQSFLKRKIGDPLRDALDRVHREFEFNISAVHRFDISLNASKSLGEVALDIMEGVRLRLEPIRQVLGLFMHVSFCAILYMYLQALRYCHRYLRDDTFDNVYITRRFVELDLWRAEQGKPTVLPLTAWESGRYISPGQPHAWGTIPQVSPAARSQGVPAPHGLTALHARPAGLWLSRQERRRYGLQLVGVLRHVLLGLSIVLADYSLFWLLDLVQHQLRGEIVARAPAVLGVSVNGTGYTSEIFRDLVSAFGVLQQGNVSVLSQHCLLQPVEPDYSTYLSMGLLYGICLFIAVFGSYVARLRRAVCAAYYPCREQERTTFLHSTILARRAGLARALRQAVMQRTADARQGNLLLFLTSRLPTFARLVRLLGIQQKRCLACGMAEQPDFIACITPSCKGLYCTECYQTLTNICSVCMGPLSYRDTGDEEMDSSDEDTVGLWLGAVRALRGQEQGRLLQQHIRKVVGGWGGSRRLPPELAARLRAQLKEEVSGESDGSSSGVDGEDSSLSSLDFSYQEQPESSGSELEEVMALRPPSSEGRAR